One Paracoccaceae bacterium genomic region harbors:
- a CDS encoding competence/damage-inducible protein A, translating into MTNPTAAMLVIGDEILSGRTRDSNMHHLAGELTRHGVRLMEARVVADDHGAIVAAVNALRANWDHVFTSGGIGPTHDDITADAIAAAFGVPISCRADAMAILAAHYDRAGLPFNEARQRMARIPDGASLIDNPVSAAPGFTLGNVHVMAGVPNIFQAMLAGVLPGITGGSPLLSQSLTVHRGEGEIAGAFGALAAEFPDLSMGSYPFIRNGAHGTNLVIRGTEPARLDAAMTRLAALFPPQ; encoded by the coding sequence ATGACCAATCCGACAGCCGCCATGCTGGTGATCGGCGACGAAATCCTGTCGGGCCGCACCCGCGATTCGAACATGCACCACCTGGCGGGCGAACTCACCCGCCACGGGGTCCGCCTGATGGAGGCGCGCGTCGTCGCCGACGATCACGGCGCCATCGTCGCCGCGGTGAACGCCCTGCGCGCGAACTGGGACCATGTGTTCACCTCGGGCGGCATCGGCCCCACGCATGACGACATCACCGCCGACGCCATCGCCGCCGCCTTCGGCGTGCCGATCTCCTGCCGCGCCGATGCGATGGCGATCCTTGCGGCGCATTACGACCGCGCGGGCCTGCCCTTCAACGAGGCGCGTCAGCGCATGGCGCGGATTCCCGATGGCGCCAGCCTGATCGACAACCCGGTCAGCGCCGCGCCCGGCTTCACGCTGGGCAACGTGCATGTCATGGCCGGCGTCCCCAACATCTTCCAGGCGATGCTGGCCGGTGTGCTGCCGGGCATTACCGGCGGTTCGCCGCTGTTGTCGCAGTCGCTGACCGTCCACCGCGGCGAGGGCGAGATCGCGGGCGCCTTCGGTGCGCTCGCGGCCGAGTTCCCCGATCTGTCGATGGGGTCCTATCCGTTCATCCGCAACGGCGCGCATGGCACCAACCTTGTCATCCGGGGCACCGAACCCGCGCGGCTTGATGCGGCGATGACACGTCTTGCGGCGCTGTTCCCCCCGCAATGA